Proteins from a genomic interval of Oceanispirochaeta crateris:
- a CDS encoding ABC transporter permease — protein MNINHKNRFLRNYGGILLALLLIAVFFSLLSQYFLTVNNLLSVLLQVSIISITAFGMTYALMIGGIDLSVGSIIALAGMVFAITLNATGILFVAIAAAITAGLIVGFINGIIIAKLEIPPFIVTVATMGIFRGVAYSFTDSKPVPIELPSALAIGNDRFLFIPIPVWIVLVLLIISHIVLDKTKLGRQTKLVGGNRESAKYAGVNTAKIEVIVFMITGLASAVSGIILTSRLYSAQPNAALGYELDAIAAAVLGGTSLSGGYGSVIGTFIGALIIGIVNNGMNLLGLSYFYQLIIKGIIILIAVYADIRNKKKMLKVEG, from the coding sequence GTGAACATTAATCATAAGAATAGGTTCCTTAGAAATTATGGGGGAATATTACTAGCATTACTGTTGATAGCAGTATTTTTTTCATTATTGAGTCAGTATTTTCTGACCGTAAATAACCTGCTTAGTGTTTTGCTTCAGGTTTCAATCATATCTATTACTGCTTTCGGGATGACCTACGCCTTGATGATCGGTGGAATTGACTTATCCGTGGGATCCATTATTGCTCTTGCGGGCATGGTCTTTGCGATTACCCTAAATGCAACAGGAATACTCTTTGTTGCAATAGCTGCAGCCATCACGGCAGGATTGATTGTTGGATTTATTAATGGAATTATCATTGCCAAACTAGAAATCCCTCCTTTTATTGTTACTGTGGCAACTATGGGAATCTTTCGTGGAGTAGCATATTCATTTACTGATTCCAAGCCTGTACCCATTGAACTGCCAAGTGCTCTGGCTATTGGAAATGACAGGTTTCTGTTTATCCCAATTCCTGTGTGGATTGTTCTTGTTTTACTTATTATTTCTCATATTGTACTGGATAAAACGAAACTCGGTCGTCAAACTAAACTTGTTGGTGGTAACCGTGAGTCTGCAAAATATGCCGGTGTAAATACTGCAAAAATAGAAGTTATTGTCTTTATGATCACTGGTTTAGCATCAGCTGTCAGCGGTATTATTTTGACTTCCCGTCTGTATTCTGCTCAACCGAATGCCGCTTTAGGTTATGAACTTGATGCAATTGCTGCGGCAGTACTTGGAGGAACCAGTCTTTCCGGTGGATATGGTTCTGTAATCGGAACTTTTATAGGTGCCTTAATTATTGGAATTGTAAATAATGGTATGAACCTTTTGGGACTATCATACTTTTATCAACTGATCATAAAAGGAATTATTATTCTCATCGCTGTTTATGCAGACATCAGAAATAAGAAAAAAATGTTAAAGGTAGAGGGTTAA
- a CDS encoding galactitol-1-phosphate 5-dehydrogenase, with amino-acid sequence MKAAVLYGDNDLRYEDWTKPEAGTGEVLVKVKESGLCGSDIPRTIHGGAHFYPIVLGHEFSGEIVALGEGVTKRKIGDRIACVPLIPDRNDPQSQKGNYSLSKGYKFIGSRIQGGWAEYVSMPWENAVILPDSVSYTEGAFFEPITVALHALNIMKFEGGRDVAITGMGTIGLLALQCVRAMGARKITVFDIDNSRLDLAKELGADLCLNTMDEGFKEEALAFTGGNGYEVCLETGGVPVTEILCLDLAAPKGTVMFIGTPHKPVTLQPHEFEYINRKEIIVTGSWMNYSAPFPGWEWDMANYLFSNNKVKTEKLIDRKIPLSLASTAVADLLKPGAVKGKILFQCEK; translated from the coding sequence ATGAAAGCAGCAGTATTATACGGAGACAATGACCTGCGTTATGAGGACTGGACAAAACCGGAAGCAGGGACAGGAGAAGTGTTGGTTAAGGTGAAGGAATCGGGACTCTGCGGGTCAGATATTCCCCGGACCATCCATGGGGGAGCCCACTTTTATCCCATTGTCCTGGGTCATGAATTCTCGGGAGAAATTGTCGCTCTGGGTGAAGGGGTTACAAAAAGAAAAATCGGAGACCGTATCGCCTGTGTTCCGCTCATTCCCGACCGAAACGATCCTCAGAGCCAGAAGGGAAACTACTCCCTCTCCAAGGGGTATAAGTTCATCGGATCACGTATCCAGGGAGGGTGGGCTGAGTATGTGTCTATGCCCTGGGAAAATGCTGTAATACTTCCTGACTCTGTAAGCTATACGGAAGGTGCTTTTTTTGAACCCATAACGGTGGCACTTCATGCCCTGAATATCATGAAATTTGAAGGCGGCCGAGATGTTGCTATCACCGGCATGGGCACCATAGGTCTCCTGGCTCTTCAGTGTGTCAGAGCCATGGGTGCCCGGAAAATCACTGTTTTTGACATAGATAACAGCCGCCTTGATCTGGCTAAAGAGCTGGGTGCGGATCTCTGTTTGAACACAATGGATGAAGGCTTTAAAGAAGAAGCTCTGGCTTTTACAGGGGGAAACGGCTATGAGGTCTGTCTTGAAACCGGGGGTGTTCCCGTTACCGAAATCCTCTGTTTGGATTTGGCTGCTCCCAAAGGGACCGTCATGTTCATCGGTACTCCCCACAAACCTGTAACCCTACAGCCCCACGAGTTTGAATACATCAACCGCAAAGAAATCATCGTCACCGGCAGCTGGATGAACTACTCTGCTCCCTTCCCTGGATGGGAATGGGATATGGCGAATTACCTCTTTAGCAACAATAAGGTCAAAACAGAAAAGCTTATTGATAGAAAAATTCCCTTGAGCCTAGCCTCCACCGCAGTGGCAGATCTACTGAAACCGGGGGCTGTTAAGGGGAAAATCCTATTCCAATGTGAAAAATAA
- a CDS encoding LacI family DNA-binding transcriptional regulator, translating into MGIATGNRKVSLKEIAKVEHVSIATVSMALSGKSGVSREVADRIKKTADQMGYVPPKREKRVEKRLGSIAILQPIDEFSMHSWSIFTRIIKQIEQNLISNDFFPVIIPINNIIRTEDTLRKLIEMNVHAVVSIHHIDESLFHDLTIRGISVIIINNSSLEDSYTSVLVDDFQGAYNSALELVHNGHKRILYVDYPRSDLPNITLDRRMGVQKASLEFASSGFEFSLIELPNYDIASIKQELTIIQEKNITALLSHDDYIAASIYMVLNQMGYSIPEDVSMISTGGGVLDYSIASTPQLSAYELDVDLIGQIAGEEILRLISSEEKDIRVLRTKQLFRDRSSIKKYI; encoded by the coding sequence GTGGGTATAGCAACTGGAAATAGAAAAGTATCATTAAAAGAAATTGCTAAAGTAGAACATGTCTCTATTGCTACTGTCTCAATGGCATTGTCAGGTAAATCAGGTGTTTCCAGAGAAGTTGCTGACCGAATAAAGAAGACAGCAGATCAAATGGGATATGTTCCTCCAAAGCGGGAAAAACGTGTTGAAAAACGCCTTGGTAGTATAGCTATTCTTCAGCCAATTGATGAATTCAGTATGCATTCTTGGAGTATCTTTACCAGAATAATCAAACAGATAGAACAAAATCTCATTAGTAATGATTTTTTTCCTGTAATTATACCTATCAATAACATAATAAGAACAGAGGATACTCTCCGTAAATTAATTGAAATGAATGTTCATGCTGTTGTTTCCATTCATCATATTGATGAATCTTTATTTCATGATCTTACTATCCGTGGTATTTCAGTTATTATTATCAATAATAGTTCTTTGGAAGATTCCTATACATCAGTGCTTGTTGATGACTTTCAGGGTGCTTATAATTCTGCACTTGAGCTTGTTCATAACGGTCATAAGAGAATTCTTTATGTGGATTATCCTCGTTCAGACTTACCTAACATAACATTGGATAGGCGAATGGGGGTTCAGAAAGCATCCCTTGAATTTGCTTCTTCTGGTTTTGAGTTTAGTTTAATAGAACTTCCTAATTATGATATTGCATCGATAAAACAGGAGTTAACCATCATTCAGGAAAAAAATATTACCGCGTTATTGTCTCATGATGATTATATCGCTGCTAGTATTTATATGGTTTTGAACCAAATGGGTTATTCAATTCCAGAGGATGTCTCCATGATTTCCACAGGAGGAGGGGTCCTTGATTATTCTATTGCTTCGACTCCTCAGCTGTCTGCTTATGAACTTGATGTAGACTTAATTGGTCAAATCGCAGGGGAAGAAATTCTTCGATTGATAAGTTCGGAAGAAAAGGATATTCGTGTATTACGCACGAAACAGTTGTTTCGGGATAGATCGAGCATTAAAAAATATATATAG
- a CDS encoding xylulokinase: MSKYILSVDLGTTSTKTVLFDDKLKVVASAKAEYPTLYPRQGWAEQDPREWWQALIITTSEVLKQSAVNPEDIIGIGVDSMSSMALPLDDKGRPLRNGLIWLDRRSQAESDWIRSSYGDLQIKINSNDSDPSNFAPKVLWMKNHEPEIYNKTNVFLHCNGYLVYRLTGILSMDVSEAGMSQLCDIRTGQWSDELISASGIDRKKLPEIFACTDVVSGLSREAAATTGLKEGTPVIAGAMDNVSATLGLGLRHDGQAYISAGTATNAGACVASVPTDPTMLNYHHGVPGLYLTNGGVDYGGAGLRWFKSIIEEERFEEIDRLAEEADYLDDVLLYLPYMVGQRAPLWDIHSRAVAFGMNPDTSRKAMIRMIMEGIAMGVRHVFRLMEDKGYSIDEIVMTGGCANSPVWTQIFSDVLEQHIILPGEMDVAPLGTAIMTAVGVGLFPDFDSALAVQTVRASYHPDSRKSEYYKALFKAFIHLYEAVGPVYRELDEIREKFQS, from the coding sequence ATGTCAAAATATATCCTGAGTGTAGACTTGGGTACGACGAGCACAAAAACAGTCTTATTTGATGACAAACTCAAGGTCGTTGCTTCGGCAAAGGCAGAATATCCCACACTCTACCCCAGGCAGGGCTGGGCCGAGCAGGACCCCAGAGAGTGGTGGCAGGCACTTATCATTACGACCTCTGAAGTTTTGAAACAGAGCGCTGTGAACCCCGAGGATATCATTGGAATCGGAGTAGACTCCATGTCTAGTATGGCCTTACCCTTAGATGATAAAGGCCGCCCTTTGAGGAACGGACTCATCTGGCTTGACCGCAGATCTCAGGCGGAATCCGACTGGATTAGGTCCAGTTATGGCGATCTTCAAATAAAGATAAACAGCAATGATTCAGACCCATCCAACTTTGCGCCCAAGGTGTTGTGGATGAAAAACCATGAGCCTGAAATCTATAACAAGACAAATGTATTTCTTCACTGCAACGGGTACCTTGTTTACCGTCTCACAGGAATCCTTTCTATGGATGTTTCCGAGGCGGGCATGTCCCAGCTTTGTGATATCAGGACGGGGCAGTGGTCAGATGAGTTGATCTCGGCCAGCGGTATTGACCGTAAAAAACTTCCAGAAATATTTGCCTGTACAGATGTTGTGAGTGGCCTGAGCCGTGAAGCCGCAGCCACAACTGGATTAAAAGAAGGCACACCTGTTATTGCCGGCGCCATGGACAATGTTTCGGCGACTCTAGGATTAGGGCTGCGCCATGATGGTCAGGCTTATATTTCTGCAGGCACAGCAACCAATGCCGGAGCCTGTGTGGCTTCGGTCCCCACAGACCCAACCATGCTGAACTATCATCACGGCGTTCCTGGTCTTTATTTGACAAACGGAGGTGTAGATTATGGAGGTGCCGGACTTAGATGGTTCAAATCCATCATCGAAGAGGAACGTTTTGAGGAGATCGACAGGCTAGCTGAAGAAGCGGATTATTTGGATGATGTCCTCCTCTATCTTCCTTATATGGTTGGTCAGCGGGCTCCTCTCTGGGATATCCATTCCCGGGCAGTAGCCTTTGGAATGAATCCCGACACGAGCCGTAAGGCCATGATCCGCATGATCATGGAGGGAATCGCTATGGGAGTGCGCCATGTATTCCGGCTGATGGAGGATAAGGGCTATTCCATTGATGAAATCGTCATGACCGGAGGCTGTGCCAATAGCCCCGTGTGGACTCAAATCTTCTCGGATGTCCTTGAACAACATATCATCCTCCCCGGTGAGATGGATGTGGCTCCCCTGGGGACTGCTATCATGACAGCTGTGGGAGTGGGGCTGTTTCCTGACTTTGACAGTGCACTGGCTGTTCAGACAGTGCGGGCATCCTATCATCCTGATTCCCGAAAATCAGAGTATTATAAGGCTCTGTTTAAAGCCTTTATTCATTTGTATGAGGCTGTGGGACCCGTTTACAGGGAACTAGATGAGATCCGTGAGAAATTTCAGTCCTGA
- a CDS encoding sugar ABC transporter ATP-binding protein, giving the protein MLEVKGVTKLYPGVKALDNVEMTVEPGTVHGLMGENGAGKSTLMKILAGTVKPDSGNIHIDGESVQIHSVEDSHAQGISIVYQELSLFNNLSVAQNIFVMREPIGKSGFSISDRKMEVETDKLLRSFGIEINSSLPVLSLSIAERQLIEIIKAIRLDPKILILDEPTSSLSDEEVKILFSIIGHLKEKGCAIIYITHKMSEVFTICDEVTVFRDGKYIGTEKVENVDQASLVKMMIGRDLQHAFPEMVNSIQEDDALRVENLTNNPFYHDISFHVKKGEIYGLYGLVGSGRTEIMKGLFGVLPKKEGRIVIHGKEINVNTPTKAINSGMAFVTENRKEEGLILTSSIEENISMVCIDHVIQHGFINRRKESELAKKHVKGFRIKTPSTDQMVNNLSGGNQQKVVLAKWFEHNPDIFILDEPTRGIDVGAKFEIYQVIQELVKTGVAVILISSELPEIMNLCHRVGLVRNNSIIHDIQTDKITEDQILMKLTE; this is encoded by the coding sequence ATGCTGGAAGTTAAGGGTGTTACAAAACTATACCCTGGTGTCAAAGCATTAGATAACGTTGAAATGACTGTTGAACCAGGAACCGTTCATGGACTGATGGGAGAAAATGGGGCTGGTAAATCTACCCTGATGAAAATTCTGGCAGGAACGGTCAAACCGGATTCCGGTAACATACATATAGATGGAGAGTCTGTCCAAATACACTCAGTAGAAGACTCTCATGCTCAGGGAATCTCAATTGTCTACCAGGAACTAAGTCTTTTTAATAATTTGTCTGTCGCTCAAAATATTTTTGTCATGAGAGAACCTATCGGGAAATCCGGTTTCTCCATTAGTGACAGGAAGATGGAGGTTGAAACGGATAAACTACTTCGTTCTTTCGGGATTGAAATTAATTCTTCACTTCCTGTTTTAAGTCTTTCAATAGCAGAAAGACAGCTAATTGAAATTATTAAAGCCATCAGATTGGATCCTAAAATCCTGATTCTTGATGAACCCACTTCCTCACTGAGTGATGAAGAGGTGAAAATCCTTTTTTCGATCATTGGACACTTAAAAGAAAAGGGATGTGCCATCATTTATATTACACATAAAATGTCTGAAGTTTTTACTATTTGCGATGAAGTGACTGTCTTCAGAGATGGTAAATATATTGGTACAGAGAAAGTTGAAAATGTTGATCAGGCATCTTTAGTCAAAATGATGATCGGCAGAGATCTCCAGCATGCATTCCCTGAAATGGTGAATTCTATACAGGAGGATGATGCTCTCCGCGTTGAAAATCTGACAAATAACCCTTTTTATCATGATATTTCCTTTCATGTTAAAAAAGGAGAAATATATGGACTGTACGGTTTGGTGGGTTCAGGACGAACTGAGATCATGAAAGGTCTTTTCGGAGTTCTCCCGAAGAAAGAGGGGCGAATTGTTATTCATGGAAAAGAAATCAATGTAAATACACCTACTAAAGCAATAAACTCAGGAATGGCTTTTGTTACAGAAAATAGAAAAGAAGAAGGTCTTATACTTACTTCATCCATAGAAGAAAATATTTCTATGGTATGTATTGATCATGTTATTCAGCATGGATTTATAAACCGGAGAAAAGAATCTGAACTGGCAAAAAAACATGTAAAAGGGTTCAGAATAAAAACACCCAGCACTGACCAGATGGTTAACAATCTTAGTGGTGGAAATCAGCAGAAAGTTGTGTTGGCTAAATGGTTTGAACATAATCCTGATATCTTTATCCTCGATGAACCCACAAGAGGTATAGATGTGGGAGCAAAATTTGAAATTTATCAGGTTATTCAGGAACTTGTGAAGACTGGTGTTGCCGTCATCCTTATTTCATCAGAACTGCCTGAGATAATGAACCTTTGCCATAGAGTTGGTCTGGTTCGAAATAATTCAATTATTCATGACATACAAACAGATAAAATTACTGAGGATCAGATTCTCATGAAATTAACAGAGTAG
- a CDS encoding substrate-binding domain-containing protein, whose amino-acid sequence MKKVLLVITMVLCILGFAAATGQQDNGKIRVGASVLTSSHPFYQAIKVALEEEAAAQDVDLTVTVADQDLNRQLSSIEDFINKNVDVIIITPVDSDGVKGAVLKAQSAGIPVITVDIKANGVDVHSHIATDNYTGGMLAGQAMAQYLNFEGKVALITYPEVQSVRDRIDGFKEQVAQYKGIEIVAELPGRTREEAKIATEDMMTANPGIKGIFGFGDDMAIAATTVVKERKSSAIVIGFDGMEEGRNTVDADNAFKAVVMQAPGRMGSTAIDLAVKIAKGEKVEKDIPIVPGLYIYGAGEVPVKSDLSFDIK is encoded by the coding sequence ATGAAGAAAGTTTTATTAGTTATCACTATGGTTCTATGTATACTCGGCTTTGCAGCTGCAACGGGCCAGCAAGATAATGGAAAAATTAGAGTTGGTGCTTCGGTACTAACATCATCACATCCTTTTTATCAGGCGATAAAAGTTGCATTGGAAGAAGAGGCTGCTGCCCAGGATGTTGACTTGACTGTCACTGTTGCAGATCAGGATCTGAACCGTCAGCTCTCATCTATTGAAGACTTTATAAACAAAAATGTAGATGTAATCATTATTACACCTGTGGATTCTGATGGTGTAAAAGGAGCTGTTCTTAAAGCACAGTCTGCCGGAATACCTGTAATTACTGTCGATATCAAAGCAAATGGCGTGGATGTTCATTCGCATATAGCTACAGACAACTATACTGGTGGGATGCTTGCCGGACAAGCCATGGCTCAGTATCTGAATTTTGAAGGAAAAGTTGCCCTTATTACATATCCAGAAGTACAGTCAGTACGAGATAGAATCGATGGTTTTAAAGAGCAGGTTGCACAGTATAAAGGGATCGAAATTGTTGCAGAACTACCCGGTCGAACAAGAGAAGAAGCTAAAATTGCTACAGAAGATATGATGACAGCTAATCCAGGAATCAAAGGGATCTTTGGTTTTGGTGATGACATGGCCATTGCAGCTACAACCGTTGTGAAAGAAAGAAAATCAAGCGCAATAGTTATTGGATTTGACGGGATGGAAGAAGGACGAAATACAGTTGATGCAGATAATGCTTTCAAAGCTGTGGTAATGCAGGCTCCAGGAAGAATGGGTTCTACTGCTATTGATCTTGCAGTCAAAATTGCCAAGGGTGAAAAAGTTGAAAAAGACATTCCAATTGTCCCTGGTCTTTATATTTATGGAGCTGGAGAGGTTCCTGTAAAAAGTGATCTTTCTTTTGATATAAAATAA
- a CDS encoding D-tagatose-bisphosphate aldolase, class II, non-catalytic subunit, giving the protein MTATREFLNLMKNNKAGKATGLYSVCSAHPDVIKACMLQAKDDGSIVLIESTSNQVDQFGGYTGMVPAEFVNYVKGLAQESELPFEKVLLGGDHLGPNAWQGEPAEEAMAKARDLIAAYVKAGYKKIHLDASMFCADDKGERHKPLADEIVSSRAAELCSVAEKTFTESFGGESDIIYIIGTEVPIPGGAQEEEETVTPTPALNAKNTITVTKAAFEARGLHSAWKRVIGLVVQPGVEFGDDQVFHYDSKAAADLSAMIEGNPQFVYEAHSTDYQSETGLTQLVKDHYCILKVGPWLTFAYREALFALESMEIELLGHQRGVKLSGLKATLEKVMQENPGYWKKYYPGTAEQQHFKRKYSFSDRSRYYWPNKELQASVALLKKNLNEGGISLSLLSQYMPNQYTAVQEGQIKLSAEELIISRIRDVAGVYARACGLGTCC; this is encoded by the coding sequence ATGACGGCAACACGTGAATTTTTGAATCTTATGAAAAACAATAAAGCTGGTAAGGCTACAGGGCTATATTCAGTCTGCTCTGCCCATCCGGATGTAATCAAAGCCTGTATGCTTCAGGCTAAAGACGACGGTTCAATCGTCCTTATTGAGTCTACAAGTAATCAGGTTGACCAGTTTGGCGGGTATACCGGTATGGTGCCGGCTGAATTTGTCAATTATGTCAAAGGTTTGGCTCAAGAATCAGAACTTCCCTTTGAGAAAGTCCTTCTAGGGGGGGATCATCTGGGACCAAACGCATGGCAGGGTGAGCCGGCAGAAGAGGCCATGGCAAAAGCCCGTGACCTGATTGCCGCCTATGTCAAAGCTGGATACAAGAAAATCCATCTGGATGCCTCCATGTTCTGCGCCGATGACAAGGGCGAGAGGCACAAACCCCTGGCCGATGAAATTGTCTCCTCCCGGGCAGCAGAGCTCTGCAGTGTTGCAGAAAAAACCTTTACCGAGAGCTTTGGCGGAGAATCAGACATCATCTATATCATCGGAACAGAAGTTCCCATCCCAGGGGGAGCCCAGGAAGAGGAAGAGACAGTCACTCCCACACCCGCTTTGAATGCTAAAAACACAATTACTGTTACCAAGGCCGCCTTTGAGGCCCGGGGTCTGCACAGTGCATGGAAACGGGTCATCGGCCTGGTTGTTCAGCCCGGAGTTGAGTTTGGAGATGATCAGGTCTTTCATTACGACAGTAAGGCTGCCGCCGACCTCAGTGCCATGATTGAAGGGAATCCCCAGTTTGTCTATGAAGCTCACTCTACCGACTACCAGAGTGAAACAGGGCTCACCCAATTAGTGAAAGACCATTACTGCATTCTCAAAGTCGGCCCCTGGCTGACCTTTGCCTACAGAGAGGCTCTTTTTGCCCTGGAAAGCATGGAAATTGAGCTGCTTGGTCATCAAAGGGGGGTCAAACTCTCAGGTTTAAAAGCGACCCTCGAGAAGGTGATGCAGGAAAATCCGGGTTACTGGAAGAAGTACTATCCCGGTACAGCGGAGCAGCAGCATTTCAAACGGAAATACAGCTTCAGTGACAGGAGCCGTTACTACTGGCCCAATAAAGAGCTGCAGGCTTCTGTTGCCCTGTTAAAGAAAAATCTGAATGAGGGAGGTATCTCTCTTTCTCTGCTGAGTCAGTATATGCCAAATCAATATACGGCTGTGCAGGAGGGGCAGATCAAGCTGTCCGCCGAAGAATTGATTATCAGCCGTATCAGGGATGTGGCCGGAGTTTATGCCCGGGCTTGTGGATTAGGGACGTGTTGTTAA
- a CDS encoding D-tagatose-bisphosphate aldolase, class II, non-catalytic subunit: MTATREFLNLMKNNKAGKATGLYSVCSAHPDVIKACMLQARDDGSIVLIESTSNQVDQFGGYTGMVPAEFVNYVKGLAQESELPFEKVLLGGDHLGPNAWQGEPAEEAMAKARDLIAAYVKAGYKKIHLDASMFCADDKGDRHKPLADEIVSSRAAELCSVAEKTFTESFGGESDIIYIIGTEVPIPGGAQEEEETVTPTPALNAKNTIAVTKAAFEARGLHSAWKRVIGLVVQPGVEFGDDQVFHYDSKAAADLSAMIEGNPQFVYEAHSTDYQSETGLSRLVKDHYCILKVGPWLTFAYREALFALESMEIELLGHQRGVKLSGLKATLEKVMQENPGYWKKYYPGTAEQQHFKRKYSFSDRSRYYWPNKELQASVALLKKNLNEGGISLSLLSQYMPNQYTAVQEGQIKLSAEELIISRIRDVAGVYARACGFGKCC; the protein is encoded by the coding sequence ATGACAGCAACACGAGAATTTTTGAATCTTATGAAAAACAATAAAGCTGGTAAGGCTACAGGGCTATATTCAGTCTGCTCTGCCCACCCGGATGTAATCAAAGCCTGTATGCTTCAGGCTAGAGACGACGGTTCAATCGTCCTTATTGAGTCTACAAGTAATCAGGTTGACCAGTTTGGCGGGTATACCGGTATGGTGCCGGCTGAATTTGTCAATTATGTCAAAGGTTTGGCTCAAGAATCAGAACTTCCCTTTGAGAAAGTCCTTCTAGGGGGGGATCATCTGGGACCAAACGCATGGCAGGGTGAGCCGGCAGAAGAGGCCATGGCAAAAGCCCGTGACCTGATTGCCGCCTATGTCAAAGCTGGATACAAGAAAATCCATCTGGATGCCTCCATGTTCTGCGCCGATGACAAGGGCGACAGGCACAAACCCCTGGCCGATGAAATTGTCTCCTCCCGGGCAGCAGAGCTCTGCAGTGTTGCAGAAAAAACCTTTACCGAGAGCTTTGGCGGAGAATCAGACATCATCTATATCATCGGAACAGAAGTTCCCATCCCAGGGGGAGCCCAGGAAGAGGAAGAGACTGTCACTCCCACACCCGCTTTGAATGCTAAAAACACAATTGCTGTTACCAAGGCCGCCTTTGAGGCCCGGGGTCTGCACAGTGCATGGAAACGGGTCATCGGCCTGGTTGTTCAGCCCGGAGTTGAGTTTGGAGATGATCAGGTCTTTCATTACGACAGTAAGGCTGCCGCCGACCTCAGTGCCATGATTGAAGGGAATCCCCAGTTTGTCTATGAAGCTCACTCTACCGACTACCAGAGTGAAACAGGACTTTCCCGCTTGGTGAAAGATCACTACTGCATCCTCAAAGTCGGTCCCTGGTTGACCTTTGCCTACAGAGAGGCTCTTTTTGCCCTGGAAAGCATGGAAATTGAGCTGCTTGGTCATCAAAGGGGGGTCAAACTCTCAGGTTTAAAAGCGACCCTCGAGAAGGTGATGCAGGAAAATCCGGGTTACTGGAAGAAGTACTATCCCGGTACAGCGGAGCAGCAGCATTTCAAACGGAAATACAGCTTCAGTGACAGGAGCCGTTACTACTGGCCCAATAAAGAGCTGCAGGCTTCTGTTGCCCTGTTAAAGAAAAATCTGAATGAGGGAGGTATCTCTCTTTCTCTGCTGAGTCAGTATATGCCGAATCAATATACGGCTGTGCAGGAGGGGCAGATCAAGCTGTCCGCCGAAGAATTGATTATCAGCCGTATCAGGGATGTGGCCGGAGTTTATGCCCGGGCTTGTGGATTTGGCAAGTGTTGTTGA
- a CDS encoding carbohydrate kinase family protein, with protein sequence MKKVLVIGEILVEIMANEKDQSFLDAGDFSGPYVSGAPAIFIDQVAKFKVPCSILAAVGDDDFGKMCLKKLKEDGVDITNIKITADVSTGIAFVRYNSDGSRNFIFHLKNAACGTLRSEDLDTMSWNDIAVFHVMGSSIFNKEMFSIHHKAIKMIPDECLVSFDPNIRPEILKSDPKLKELILDLFSKTKILFVTEDELEFLTQKTSLKQSLDSCFTKGIHTVIVKRGKAGASVYTDSQCIDAQPISVEEVDPTGAGDTFAGAFIAGVIHQWSLETCLRRANYAGASAVTKRGPMEGTVLFDNVIHK encoded by the coding sequence ATGAAAAAAGTTCTTGTCATCGGTGAGATTTTAGTTGAAATAATGGCGAATGAGAAGGATCAGTCATTTCTGGACGCAGGGGATTTCTCCGGACCCTATGTAAGTGGTGCTCCAGCCATTTTTATTGATCAGGTCGCAAAATTTAAAGTACCTTGTTCTATTCTTGCAGCTGTAGGAGATGATGATTTTGGAAAAATGTGTCTTAAAAAATTGAAAGAGGACGGAGTCGATATAACTAATATAAAAATTACTGCAGACGTTTCGACAGGCATAGCATTTGTCCGGTATAATTCCGATGGTTCCAGAAACTTTATTTTTCATTTAAAAAATGCCGCCTGCGGTACATTGAGAAGTGAAGACCTTGATACTATGTCATGGAATGATATTGCTGTGTTTCATGTTATGGGGTCTTCAATCTTTAATAAAGAGATGTTTTCAATTCACCATAAAGCGATTAAAATGATTCCTGATGAATGTCTTGTTTCGTTCGACCCTAATATACGGCCTGAAATTTTAAAAAGTGATCCTAAATTAAAAGAATTGATTCTTGATCTTTTTTCAAAGACTAAAATCCTATTTGTTACTGAAGATGAGTTAGAATTCCTTACTCAAAAGACGAGTCTGAAGCAATCTTTGGATTCATGTTTTACAAAAGGTATTCATACTGTAATTGTTAAACGTGGTAAAGCGGGGGCTTCGGTTTACACCGATAGTCAGTGCATAGACGCTCAGCCTATCTCTGTAGAAGAAGTGGATCCCACCGGTGCAGGAGATACCTTCGCTGGTGCATTTATAGCTGGAGTCATTCATCAGTGGTCCTTGGAAACATGCTTGCGAAGAGCAAACTATGCAGGAGCTTCAGCAGTCACAAAAAGAGGTCCAATGGAAGGAACAGTACTTTTTGATAACGTAATACATAAATAA